From the genome of Streptomyces sp. NBC_01116, one region includes:
- a CDS encoding YraN family protein, with protein MNARGALGRYGEDLAARLLAEAGMTVVERNWRCRAGEIDIVARDGDALVFCEVKTRRSPGFEHPMAAVGPAKADRLRRLAEIWLDRHGGPPPGGVRIDLIGVIVPRRGAPVTEHARGVS; from the coding sequence ATGAACGCACGGGGGGCACTCGGGCGGTACGGCGAGGACCTGGCGGCGCGACTGCTGGCCGAAGCCGGGATGACGGTGGTCGAGCGCAACTGGCGCTGTCGCGCCGGAGAGATCGACATCGTGGCCAGGGACGGCGACGCCCTGGTCTTCTGCGAGGTGAAGACGCGCAGGTCGCCGGGGTTCGAGCACCCCATGGCGGCGGTCGGCCCGGCCAAGGCGGACCGGCTGCGACGGCTCGCCGAGATCTGGCTCGACCGGCACGGCGGGCCACCGCCCGGAGGGGTCCGCATTGACCTGATCGGGGTGATCGTGCCCCGGCGCGGAGCCCCGGTCACGGAGCACGCCCGGGGGGTGTCCTGA
- a CDS encoding NUDIX hydrolase, whose translation MTSGARRVARVVLLDPDDRVLLLHGHEPDDPADTWWFTPGGGLEGEETREQAARRELAEETGITDIELGPLLWTRICSFPFDGRRWDQDEWYYLARTTQTATAPQGLTDLELRSVAGLRWWTSAELLATRETVYPTRLAELLRRLLDEGPPRDPLVLAPEIV comes from the coding sequence GTGACCTCCGGGGCCCGCAGGGTCGCCCGGGTGGTCCTCCTGGACCCCGACGACCGCGTCCTGCTGCTGCACGGCCATGAGCCGGACGACCCGGCCGACACCTGGTGGTTCACCCCGGGCGGCGGCCTGGAGGGCGAGGAGACCCGGGAGCAGGCGGCACGCCGCGAGCTCGCCGAGGAGACCGGGATCACCGACATCGAGCTCGGCCCGCTGCTCTGGACCCGGATCTGCTCCTTCCCGTTCGACGGTCGGCGCTGGGACCAGGACGAGTGGTACTACCTGGCCCGTACGACGCAGACCGCGACGGCCCCGCAGGGCCTCACCGACCTGGAACTGCGCAGTGTCGCCGGTCTGAGGTGGTGGACTTCCGCCGAACTGCTCGCGACGCGTGAGACGGTGTACCCGACCAGACTCGCCGAGCTGCTCCGCAGGCTTCTCGACGAGGGTCCCCCGCGCGATCCGCTGGTTCTGGCCCCCGAAATCGTCTAA
- the lepB gene encoding signal peptidase I: MDTQAQHSERDRSPEPDAGSGERSRFSRTRTRVAAVLPWRRVLVGAVLATVVLLLFSSYVVQPFLIPSRSMEPTLKVGDRVLVNKLAYRSGAEPRRGDVVVFDGTGSFVREDLDANPLTGLVRGAASSLGFAEPADTDFVKRVVGVGGDRVVCCDARGRLAVNDVTVDEPYLYPGDTASRVPFDIVVPAGTLWMMGDHRSRSSDSRDHLGSPGGGMVPVERVTGRVDWLGWPPARTGSLAGTGAFDGVRAPGAAHG, encoded by the coding sequence ATGGACACGCAAGCACAGCACTCGGAGCGCGACCGCTCCCCGGAACCCGACGCGGGGTCCGGGGAGAGGTCGCGCTTTTCGCGTACGAGGACCCGGGTCGCTGCCGTCCTGCCCTGGCGGCGGGTCCTCGTCGGGGCAGTCCTGGCCACCGTCGTCCTGCTGCTGTTCAGCTCCTACGTGGTCCAGCCCTTCCTGATCCCCAGCCGCTCGATGGAGCCCACGCTGAAGGTCGGTGACCGGGTTCTCGTCAACAAACTGGCCTACCGTTCCGGCGCCGAGCCCCGGCGCGGCGACGTGGTGGTCTTCGACGGCACCGGCTCGTTCGTGCGGGAGGACCTCGACGCGAACCCGCTGACCGGGCTGGTGCGCGGGGCGGCGTCCTCCCTGGGGTTCGCGGAGCCCGCCGACACCGACTTCGTGAAGCGGGTGGTGGGCGTGGGCGGCGACCGCGTCGTCTGCTGCGACGCGCGGGGACGGCTCGCGGTCAACGACGTGACGGTGGACGAGCCGTATCTGTACCCCGGTGACACCGCCTCCCGGGTGCCCTTCGACATCGTGGTGCCCGCGGGCACCCTGTGGATGATGGGCGACCACCGCAGCCGCTCCAGCGACTCCCGGGACCACCTCGGCTCGCCCGGGGGCGGGATGGTCCCCGTCGAGCGGGTGACCGGACGGGTGGACTGGCTGGGCTGGCCGCCCGCCCGGACGGGTTCGCTGGCGGGGACCGGCGCCTTCGACGGCGTACGGGCGCCCGGCGCGGCGCATGGGTAA
- a CDS encoding DUF2469 domain-containing protein yields the protein MSAEDLEKYETEMELKLYREYRDVVGLFKYVIETERRFYLTNDYEMQVHSVQGEVFFEVSMADAWVWDMYRPARFVKQVRVLTFKDVNIEELNKSDLELPGG from the coding sequence ATGAGCGCCGAGGACCTCGAGAAGTACGAGACCGAGATGGAGCTGAAGCTCTACCGGGAGTACCGCGATGTCGTCGGTCTGTTCAAATATGTGATCGAGACCGAACGGCGCTTCTACCTCACCAACGACTACGAGATGCAGGTGCACTCCGTCCAGGGTGAGGTCTTCTTCGAGGTGTCCATGGCGGACGCCTGGGTCTGGGACATGTACCGGCCCGCGAGGTTCGTCAAGCAGGTCCGCGTGCTGACCTTCAAGGACGTCAACATCGAAGAGCTCAACAAGAGCGATCTGGAACTTCCGGGAGGCTGA
- the lepB gene encoding signal peptidase I: MSGTGREEDGRGRFGAMVSGLAVAVGCVLFLGGFVWAAVVYQPYTVPTDSMAPTVRPGDRVLAERIDGADVRRGDVVVFTDQLWGATPMVKRVVGVGGDKVACCDREGRLTVDGTPVDEPYLGRGPGTKAPASPQDFSATVPDGRIFLLGDERATSLDSRVHLQDADGGSVPLSAVQARVDAVAWPMDGMIDRPSSFAALPGGVSAAGPLSLQLGAILVGVALILGGAVYGPVAARLARRRTPAGGGR; this comes from the coding sequence ATGAGCGGTACAGGACGCGAGGAAGACGGCCGCGGCCGGTTCGGCGCCATGGTGTCGGGCCTGGCCGTGGCCGTCGGCTGTGTGCTCTTCCTCGGCGGTTTCGTCTGGGCGGCGGTGGTCTACCAGCCCTACACGGTTCCCACCGACTCGATGGCCCCCACGGTGCGGCCCGGTGACCGGGTGCTCGCCGAGCGGATAGACGGCGCCGACGTCCGGCGCGGTGACGTGGTGGTCTTCACCGACCAGCTGTGGGGCGCCACACCGATGGTGAAGCGCGTCGTCGGGGTCGGCGGCGACAAGGTGGCCTGCTGCGACCGGGAGGGACGGCTCACCGTCGACGGAACCCCCGTCGACGAGCCCTACCTCGGCCGGGGACCGGGCACGAAGGCGCCGGCCTCGCCCCAGGACTTCTCCGCCACCGTGCCCGACGGCCGGATATTCCTGCTCGGCGACGAACGGGCCACCTCCCTGGACTCCCGGGTCCACCTCCAGGACGCCGACGGGGGCTCCGTGCCGCTGAGCGCCGTGCAGGCCCGGGTGGACGCGGTGGCCTGGCCGATGGACGGCATGATCGACCGGCCCTCCTCGTTCGCCGCGCTGCCCGGCGGGGTGTCCGCCGCCGGGCCGCTGTCGCTCCAGCTCGGCGCGATCCTGGTGGGAGTCGCACTGATCCTCGGCGGCGCGGTGTACGGGCCCGTGGCGGCGCGGCTCGCCCGCCGGAGGACGCCCGCCGGAGGGGGCCGGTGA
- a CDS encoding TetR/AcrR family transcriptional regulator, whose product MAEHRTMQRGALLDAARSLLSEGGTEALTFPALAERTGLARSSVYEYFRSRAAVVEELCAVDFPVWAAEVENAMQGAETPEAKIEAYVRRQLDLVGDRRHRAVVAISASELDAGAREKIRAAHGGLIAMIVEALGDLGHTEPRLAAMLMQGSVDAAVRRIELGVAEEPGVIADTVVAMVLRGVSG is encoded by the coding sequence GTGGCCGAGCACCGGACCATGCAGCGCGGCGCCCTCCTGGACGCCGCGCGCTCCCTGCTGTCCGAGGGCGGTACGGAGGCGCTGACCTTCCCCGCGCTCGCCGAGCGCACGGGCCTTGCCCGGTCCTCCGTGTACGAGTACTTCCGCTCCCGTGCCGCCGTCGTCGAGGAGCTGTGCGCCGTCGACTTCCCCGTCTGGGCGGCCGAGGTCGAGAACGCCATGCAGGGCGCCGAGACGCCCGAGGCGAAGATCGAGGCGTATGTGCGCCGACAGCTCGACCTCGTCGGGGACCGCCGCCACCGCGCGGTCGTCGCGATCTCCGCGAGCGAGCTGGACGCGGGCGCCCGGGAGAAGATCAGGGCCGCGCACGGCGGGCTGATCGCCATGATCGTCGAAGCGCTCGGCGACCTCGGCCACACAGAGCCGAGGCTGGCCGCCATGCTCATGCAGGGTTCGGTCGACGCCGCCGTGCGCCGGATCGAACTCGGCGTCGCGGAGGAGCCGGGCGTCATCGCGGACACCGTCGTCGCGATGGTCCTGCGCGGTGTGAGCGGCTGA
- the rpsB gene encoding 30S ribosomal protein S2: protein MAVVTMRELLESGVHFGHQTRRWNPKMKRFIFTERNGIYIIDLLQSLSYIDRAYEFVKETVAHGGSIMFVGTKKQAQEAIAEQATRVGMPYVNQRWLGGMLTNFSTVYKRLQRLKELELIDFEDVAASGLTKKELLVLSREKAKLEKTLGGIREMQKVPSAVWIVDTKKEHIAVGEARKLHIPVVAILDTNCDPDEVDYKIPGNDDAIRSVTLLTRVIADAVAEGLIARSGAATGDSKPGEKAAGEPLAEWERDLLEDDKKDETAAAAEVQSSAETEKVADAEKPAEAVAEAEAAVEAPAADADAEQA, encoded by the coding sequence ATGGCCGTCGTCACGATGCGGGAGCTGCTGGAAAGCGGCGTCCACTTCGGTCACCAGACCCGTCGCTGGAACCCGAAGATGAAGCGCTTCATCTTCACCGAGCGCAACGGCATCTACATCATCGACCTGCTCCAGTCGCTGTCGTACATCGACCGCGCCTACGAGTTCGTCAAGGAGACCGTCGCCCACGGCGGCTCCATCATGTTCGTGGGTACGAAGAAGCAGGCCCAGGAGGCCATCGCCGAGCAGGCGACGCGCGTCGGCATGCCGTACGTCAACCAGCGTTGGCTCGGTGGCATGCTCACCAACTTCTCCACCGTCTACAAGCGCCTTCAGCGTCTGAAGGAGCTTGAGCTCATCGACTTCGAGGACGTGGCCGCCTCCGGCCTCACCAAGAAGGAGCTCCTGGTCCTCTCGCGCGAGAAGGCCAAGCTGGAGAAGACCCTCGGTGGTATCCGCGAGATGCAGAAGGTGCCCAGCGCCGTCTGGATCGTCGACACCAAGAAGGAGCACATCGCCGTCGGTGAGGCGCGCAAGCTCCACATCCCGGTCGTCGCGATCCTCGACACCAACTGCGACCCCGACGAGGTCGACTACAAGATTCCGGGCAACGACGACGCGATCCGCTCCGTCACCCTGCTCACCCGCGTGATCGCCGACGCCGTCGCCGAGGGCCTCATCGCCCGCTCCGGTGCCGCCACCGGTGACTCGAAGCCGGGCGAGAAGGCCGCCGGCGAGCCCCTCGCCGAGTGGGAGCGCGACCTGCTCGAGGACGACAAGAAGGACGAGACCGCGGCTGCCGCCGAGGTCCAGTCCTCCGCCGAGACCGAGAAGGTCGCCGA
- the lepB gene encoding signal peptidase I, with the protein MGNRGRPRGAPDSDASSPTGPRSLPTRAERRRLARKVRRRRRGSAVREVPVLVVVALLIALVLKTFLVQAFVIPSGSMEQTIRIGDRVLVDKLTPWFGSKPQRGDVVVFKDPGGWLQQESPGEKGDPPIGVKQVTDLLTFIGLLPSDDEQDLIKRVVAVGGDTVKCCGEDGRVTVNGVPLAETYLHPDDRPSTISFEVRVPEGRLFMMGDHRSDSADSRFHLDEPDRGTVSEEEVVGRAVVIAWPFGHWSTLEQRDAFSAVPDARASEAAASAPSNSVAPPDPYGMVRLPTPAELPLVMGVVGLHRIGRGQWHVLRSGCGGFGGRRTIRTRRTRGPAGARRVSRGRGGGPAGG; encoded by the coding sequence ATGGGTAACCGCGGGCGTCCGCGCGGCGCACCCGATTCCGACGCGTCCTCGCCCACCGGGCCGCGCTCGCTGCCCACCCGGGCGGAACGCCGCCGGCTCGCCAGGAAGGTCCGGCGCCGGCGTCGCGGGTCCGCGGTGAGGGAGGTACCGGTCCTCGTGGTCGTGGCGCTGCTGATCGCGCTCGTCCTGAAGACGTTCCTGGTGCAGGCGTTCGTGATCCCCTCCGGGTCGATGGAACAGACCATCCGGATCGGCGACCGCGTCCTCGTGGACAAGCTGACCCCGTGGTTCGGGTCGAAGCCGCAGCGCGGCGACGTCGTGGTGTTCAAGGACCCCGGCGGCTGGCTCCAGCAGGAGAGCCCCGGGGAGAAGGGGGACCCGCCGATCGGCGTCAAGCAGGTCACCGACCTGCTGACCTTCATCGGACTGCTGCCGTCCGACGACGAGCAGGACCTGATCAAGCGCGTCGTCGCGGTCGGCGGCGACACCGTGAAGTGCTGCGGCGAGGACGGCCGGGTCACCGTCAACGGCGTACCGCTGGCCGAGACGTACCTCCACCCCGACGACCGGCCCTCGACCATCTCGTTCGAGGTGAGGGTTCCCGAGGGCCGGCTGTTCATGATGGGGGACCACCGGTCCGACTCCGCCGACTCGCGCTTCCACCTCGACGAACCGGACCGGGGCACGGTCTCCGAGGAGGAGGTGGTGGGGCGGGCCGTCGTGATCGCCTGGCCGTTCGGCCACTGGAGCACCCTGGAACAACGCGACGCGTTCAGCGCGGTCCCGGACGCGCGCGCATCGGAGGCGGCGGCTTCGGCCCCGTCGAATAGTGTGGCACCTCCGGATCCCTATGGAATGGTCCGGCTCCCGACCCCTGCGGAACTCCCGCTCGTTATGGGAGTGGTGGGCCTGCACCGGATCGGGCGCGGGCAGTGGCACGTATTGAGGAGTGGATGTGGGGGATTTGGCGGTCGGCGCACGATCCGGACACGACGAACCCGAGGACCGGCCGGAGCGCGACGAGTCTCCCGCGGGCGGGGCGGCGGTCCCGCCGGAGGGTGA
- the lepB gene encoding signal peptidase I produces MAVGARSGHDEPEDRPERDESPAGGAAVPPEGEGDTPGGDGDGGRPARRQRSFWLELPLLVGIALVLALLIKTFLVQAFSIPSDSMQNTLQRGDRVLVDKLTPWFGSEPERGEVVVFHDPGGWLEDTVTPEPNAVQKFLSFIGLMPSSEEKDLIKRVIAVGGDTVECKENGPVTVNGKSLDEKSFIFPGNTPCNDKPFGPIKVPDGRIFVMGDHRQNSLDSRYHQELPGQGTVSTDEVVGRAVVVAWPLGRWSTLPVPDTFDQPGLNAAAAMAPAALGVAGAVPLVLWRRRRLTAGRTAG; encoded by the coding sequence TTGGCGGTCGGCGCACGATCCGGACACGACGAACCCGAGGACCGGCCGGAGCGCGACGAGTCTCCCGCGGGCGGGGCGGCGGTCCCGCCGGAGGGTGAGGGCGACACCCCGGGCGGCGACGGCGACGGCGGCAGGCCGGCCAGGAGGCAACGTTCCTTCTGGCTCGAGCTGCCGCTGCTGGTCGGTATCGCGCTGGTTCTGGCGCTGCTGATCAAGACGTTCCTGGTCCAGGCGTTCTCGATCCCCTCGGACTCCATGCAGAACACTCTGCAGCGGGGCGACCGGGTGCTGGTCGACAAGCTGACCCCGTGGTTCGGCTCGGAGCCTGAGCGCGGCGAGGTCGTGGTCTTCCACGACCCGGGCGGCTGGCTGGAGGACACCGTGACCCCGGAGCCCAACGCGGTGCAGAAGTTCCTGAGCTTCATCGGTCTGATGCCCTCCTCCGAGGAGAAGGACCTGATCAAGCGGGTCATCGCGGTCGGCGGCGACACCGTGGAGTGCAAGGAGAACGGCCCGGTCACGGTCAACGGGAAGAGCCTGGACGAGAAGTCGTTCATCTTCCCCGGGAACACCCCGTGCAACGACAAGCCCTTCGGCCCGATCAAGGTCCCCGACGGCCGGATCTTCGTCATGGGCGACCACCGGCAGAACTCCCTGGACTCGCGCTACCACCAGGAGCTCCCGGGACAGGGCACGGTCTCCACGGACGAGGTCGTCGGCCGTGCCGTCGTCGTCGCCTGGCCGCTGGGCCGCTGGTCGACCCTCCCGGTCCCGGACACCTTCGACCAGCCCGGTCTGAACGCGGCCGCCGCGATGGCGCCGGCGGCACTGGGCGTAGCCGGAGCGGTGCCCCTCGTGTTGTGGCGCCGCCGGAGGCTGACCGCCGGGCGTACCGCCGGGTAG
- the whiG gene encoding RNA polymerase sigma factor WhiG, which yields MPQHTSGSDRAAVPPVARGTVRPPAPSSLDELWRSYKTTGDERLREQLILHYSPLVKYVAGRVSVGLPSNVEQADFVSSGVFGLIDAIEKFDIERAIKFETYAITRIRGAMIDELRALDWIPRSVRQKARNVERAYATLEAQFRRTPSEAEVASEMGIALEELHAVFSQLSLANVVALEELLHVGGEGGDRLSLMDTLEDTAADNPVEVAEDRELRRLLARAINTLPDREKTVVTLYYYEGLTLAEIGNVLGVTESRVSQIHTKSVLQLRAKLADAGR from the coding sequence ATGCCCCAGCACACCTCCGGGTCTGACCGCGCGGCAGTACCACCGGTTGCGCGTGGCACTGTGCGCCCTCCCGCCCCCTCCTCCCTCGACGAGTTGTGGCGTTCCTACAAGACCACGGGCGACGAGCGGCTGCGGGAGCAGCTGATCCTGCACTACTCGCCGCTCGTGAAGTACGTCGCGGGCCGGGTGAGCGTGGGGCTGCCGTCCAACGTCGAGCAGGCCGACTTCGTCTCCTCCGGCGTCTTCGGACTGATCGACGCCATCGAGAAGTTCGACATCGAACGGGCCATCAAGTTCGAGACGTACGCGATCACCAGGATCCGCGGTGCGATGATCGACGAACTCCGGGCCCTGGACTGGATCCCGCGGTCCGTCCGGCAGAAGGCGCGGAACGTGGAGCGCGCGTACGCCACGCTGGAGGCGCAGTTCCGGCGTACACCGTCGGAGGCCGAGGTCGCCTCGGAGATGGGCATCGCGCTGGAGGAACTGCACGCGGTTTTCAGCCAGTTGTCGCTGGCGAACGTGGTCGCTCTGGAGGAGTTGCTGCACGTCGGCGGCGAGGGCGGCGACCGGCTGAGCCTGATGGACACCCTGGAGGACACCGCCGCCGACAATCCGGTGGAGGTCGCCGAGGACCGGGAGCTGAGAAGACTGCTCGCGCGGGCCATCAACACCCTGCCCGACCGCGAGAAGACCGTCGTGACCCTCTACTACTACGAGGGGCTCACCCTCGCGGAGATCGGCAACGTCCTCGGGGTGACCGAGAGCCGGGTCAGTCAGATCCACACCAAGTCCGTGCTCCAGCTCCGGGCGAAGCTGGCCGACGCGGGCCGCTGA
- a CDS encoding murein hydrolase activator EnvC has product MRHQPGRRRSPARRTPFLLLLVLLLYVLLPAARPAPGGPAVPAAAVASSPGAGAATDGSTDGGARSWPLTGRPPVLRGWEPPAGPYGPGHRGVDLAARPGARVLAAADGRVSFAGRVAGRGVVAVEVAGSGSPPLRTTYEPVRVLVEEDASARAGQPVGVLEEGPFHCAGGCLHWGLRRGDAYLDPLSLLPPSLLRRGPSRLLPVFGVPEPDAVRVSRSHRAGPSRRRCPR; this is encoded by the coding sequence ATGCGCCATCAGCCCGGCCGACGCCGCTCCCCCGCCCGCCGCACCCCGTTCCTGCTGCTCCTGGTTCTCCTGCTGTACGTGCTGCTCCCGGCCGCGCGCCCGGCCCCGGGCGGACCGGCTGTGCCCGCCGCCGCTGTGGCGTCCTCGCCGGGAGCGGGTGCCGCCACAGACGGCAGCACGGACGGCGGTGCCCGGAGCTGGCCGCTGACGGGGAGGCCCCCGGTGTTACGGGGATGGGAGCCGCCCGCCGGTCCGTACGGGCCCGGACATCGCGGCGTGGACCTCGCGGCGCGGCCGGGCGCCCGGGTACTGGCGGCGGCCGACGGCCGGGTGTCGTTCGCGGGGCGGGTGGCGGGGCGCGGGGTGGTCGCCGTCGAGGTGGCCGGCAGCGGCTCGCCGCCGCTGCGCACCACCTACGAACCGGTGCGGGTGCTGGTCGAGGAGGACGCGAGCGCCCGGGCCGGGCAGCCGGTGGGGGTGCTGGAGGAAGGGCCGTTCCACTGCGCGGGGGGCTGTCTGCACTGGGGGCTGCGACGCGGGGACGCCTATCTGGACCCGCTCTCCCTGCTGCCGCCCTCACTGCTGCGGAGAGGCCCCTCGCGGCTGCTGCCGGTGTTCGGGGTGCCGGAGCCGGACGCCGTCCGGGTCAGCCGCTCACACCGCGCAGGACCATCGCGACGACGGTGTCCGCGATGA
- a CDS encoding YifB family Mg chelatase-like AAA ATPase → MGFARACSVALVGVEGVVVEVQADLEPGVAAFTLVGLPDKSLIESRDRVRAAVVNSGAEWPQKKLTVGLSPASVPKSGSGFDLAVACAVLGAAERIDPATIADMVMIGELGLDGRVRPVRGVLPAVLAAAEAGYEQVVVPEQTAGEAALVPGVSVLGVRSLRQLIAVLCDEPVPEEPVEGQGRPDAMLAGLMIPGTGLGTGLAPAAGRGDGHRPDLADVAGQPRPRQALEVAAAGGHHLLFSGPPGAGKTMLAERLSSILPPLTRQESLEVTAVHSVAGILPPGEPLVARAPYCAPHHSATMQSLVGGGNGMPRPGAVSLAHRGVLFLDEAPEFSGKALDALRQPLESGHVVVARAAGVVRLPARFLMVLAANPCPCGRHTLTGAGCECPPSVVRRYQARLSGPLLDRVDLRVEVEPVDRAGLLGQGGRGESTATVAARVREARARAAERLAGTPWTTNSEVPGHELRTRLLVAPGALAAAERDLERGNLTARGLDRVLRVAWTVADLRGADRPDASDVAVALELRTGIQRGVPMGTGQR, encoded by the coding sequence ATGGGCTTCGCGCGAGCGTGTTCCGTGGCGCTGGTCGGCGTCGAGGGCGTGGTGGTGGAGGTCCAGGCGGACCTGGAGCCGGGCGTGGCGGCCTTCACCCTGGTCGGACTGCCGGACAAGAGCCTGATCGAGAGCCGGGACCGGGTGCGGGCCGCCGTGGTCAACTCCGGTGCCGAGTGGCCGCAGAAGAAGCTCACGGTCGGGCTCTCCCCGGCCTCCGTGCCGAAGAGCGGTTCGGGGTTCGACCTCGCCGTGGCGTGTGCGGTCCTCGGCGCGGCGGAGCGGATCGACCCGGCCACGATCGCCGACATGGTGATGATCGGCGAGCTGGGTCTGGACGGCCGGGTGCGTCCGGTACGGGGCGTGCTGCCCGCGGTCCTCGCGGCGGCCGAAGCGGGGTACGAACAGGTGGTCGTCCCCGAACAGACGGCCGGGGAGGCGGCCCTGGTGCCGGGGGTGTCGGTCCTCGGCGTCCGGAGTCTGCGCCAGCTCATCGCCGTCCTGTGCGACGAGCCGGTGCCCGAGGAACCGGTCGAGGGCCAGGGACGCCCGGACGCCATGCTGGCCGGGCTGATGATCCCCGGCACGGGCCTCGGTACGGGGCTCGCCCCGGCCGCCGGGCGGGGCGACGGGCACCGGCCGGACCTGGCGGACGTCGCCGGGCAGCCGCGCCCGCGCCAGGCCCTGGAGGTGGCCGCTGCCGGGGGACACCACCTGCTGTTCTCGGGCCCGCCGGGCGCCGGCAAGACCATGCTGGCCGAGCGGCTGTCGTCGATCCTGCCGCCGTTGACCCGGCAGGAATCCCTCGAAGTGACGGCGGTCCACTCCGTGGCGGGCATCCTCCCCCCGGGTGAACCGCTCGTCGCCCGGGCGCCCTACTGCGCCCCGCACCACTCGGCGACCATGCAGTCCCTGGTCGGCGGCGGCAACGGGATGCCGAGGCCCGGGGCGGTCTCCCTGGCCCACCGCGGGGTGCTCTTCCTGGACGAGGCCCCCGAGTTCTCGGGCAAGGCCCTCGACGCGCTGCGGCAGCCGCTGGAGTCGGGCCATGTGGTGGTCGCGCGGGCCGCCGGGGTGGTGCGGCTGCCGGCCCGCTTCCTGATGGTGCTGGCCGCCAATCCGTGCCCCTGCGGCCGGCACACCCTCACCGGGGCGGGCTGCGAGTGCCCGCCCTCGGTCGTCCGCCGCTATCAGGCGCGCCTGTCCGGGCCTCTCCTCGACCGGGTGGACCTGCGGGTCGAGGTGGAGCCGGTCGACCGTGCGGGCCTCCTGGGGCAGGGCGGCCGCGGTGAGTCGACGGCGACCGTCGCCGCACGGGTGCGGGAGGCCAGGGCGCGAGCGGCCGAGCGGCTGGCCGGCACCCCGTGGACCACGAACAGCGAGGTGCCGGGCCACGAACTGCGGACCCGGCTGCTCGTGGCCCCGGGAGCGCTGGCGGCCGCGGAGCGGGACCTGGAGCGGGGGAACCTCACGGCCAGAGGACTGGACCGGGTGCTGCGGGTGGCGTGGACCGTGGCGGACCTACGGGGCGCCGACCGCCCGGACGCCTCCGACGTGGCGGTCGCCCTGGAGCTGCGGACGGGCATCCAGCGCGGGGTGCCGATGGGGACGGGGCAGCGGTGA
- the dprA gene encoding DNA-processing protein DprA: MLEPGDERAGRWLRRTGAVELLRRLTVEDGSAEKLPGMTAARLGGYRLRAAAVEPARDLAAVAGAGGRFVCPGDREWPSQLDDLGDARPVGLWVRGRPDLRLWSLRSVAVVGARACTPYGAHMAAALGSGLAERGWVVVSGAAFGVDGAAHRGALAAGGATTAVLACGVDVPYPRGHAELLGRMAQQGLIVAELPPSSHPTRSRFILRNRVIAALTRGTVVVEAEYRSGSLVTARQAQRLGRFAMGVPGPATSGLSAGVHELLRGEGVLVTDADEVVELVGDIGDLPPVRRGPVLPRDHLDAVAARVLDALPYHGVAHPRDLARTAGTSADETLGRLYELHSLGFVEREGDSWRLTHSSARNDDARRGGT, encoded by the coding sequence GTGCTGGAGCCGGGGGACGAGCGCGCCGGGCGCTGGCTCCGGCGGACCGGTGCCGTAGAACTGCTGCGGCGGCTCACCGTCGAGGACGGATCCGCCGAGAAGCTGCCCGGGATGACCGCCGCACGGCTCGGGGGCTACCGGCTGCGTGCCGCCGCCGTGGAGCCGGCGCGGGACCTGGCCGCGGTCGCCGGGGCGGGCGGGCGCTTCGTCTGTCCGGGGGACCGGGAGTGGCCGAGTCAGCTGGACGACCTGGGCGACGCGCGGCCGGTCGGGCTCTGGGTGCGGGGGCGGCCCGATCTGCGGCTCTGGTCCCTGCGCTCGGTCGCGGTGGTCGGCGCGCGGGCCTGCACACCGTACGGGGCGCACATGGCGGCTGCCCTCGGCTCCGGGCTCGCCGAGCGGGGCTGGGTGGTGGTGTCGGGCGCGGCGTTCGGGGTGGACGGGGCCGCCCACCGCGGCGCGTTGGCGGCGGGCGGCGCGACGACGGCGGTGCTGGCCTGCGGTGTCGACGTCCCCTACCCGCGCGGGCACGCCGAGTTGCTCGGGCGGATGGCACAACAAGGGCTCATCGTGGCCGAGTTGCCCCCGTCCTCCCATCCCACCCGCAGCCGATTCATCCTGCGCAACCGCGTCATCGCCGCCCTGACCAGGGGGACGGTCGTGGTCGAGGCCGAATACCGCAGCGGTTCGCTGGTCACCGCCCGCCAGGCGCAACGGCTCGGCCGCTTCGCGATGGGAGTCCCCGGCCCCGCCACCAGCGGCCTGTCGGCAGGGGTCCACGAGCTGTTGCGCGGCGAGGGCGTGCTCGTCACCGACGCGGACGAAGTCGTCGAGCTGGTCGGGGACATCGGCGACCTCCCGCCGGTCCGCCGCGGTCCGGTGCTGCCCCGGGACCACCTGGACGCGGTCGCCGCGCGGGTCCTCGACGCGCTTCCTTACCACGGCGTCGCCCACCCCCGTGACCTCGCCCGCACCGCGGGGACGTCCGCCGATGAGACGCTCGGTCGACTGTACGAACTGCACTCACTGGGGTTCGTCGAACGGGAAGGCGACAGCTGGCGGTTGACGCATTCGTCGGCACGCAACGACGACGCGCGGCGAGGCGGTACTTGA